The Leptospira koniambonensis genome window below encodes:
- a CDS encoding SufE family protein, with protein sequence MPTLEEAQKEIIAEFSEAADWEERYQMLIEIGDELPVLAPELKTEDRLVPGCQSRVWVVPEEKDGKLFIQADSDSAITKGMIALLLRVFSGRTKDEIKSASLEFLKEIGLDKHLSMSRRNGLYSMVNKIRSF encoded by the coding sequence ATGCCGACTCTGGAAGAAGCTCAAAAAGAAATTATCGCCGAGTTCTCGGAAGCTGCAGACTGGGAAGAAAGATACCAGATGCTGATCGAGATTGGAGACGAGCTTCCTGTTTTGGCCCCCGAATTAAAAACAGAAGATAGATTAGTGCCAGGTTGCCAATCCAGAGTTTGGGTTGTCCCGGAAGAAAAAGACGGCAAATTATTTATCCAAGCGGACAGCGATTCTGCGATCACGAAAGGAATGATTGCACTACTCTTAAGAGTTTTTTCAGGAAGAACAAAAGATGAGATCAAGTCAGCATCGTTGGAATTCCTGAAAGAGATCGGCCTAGATAAACATCTTTCCATGAGCCGTAGAAACGGTCTCTATTCCATGGTTAATAAAATTAGAAGTTTCTAA
- a CDS encoding TPM domain-containing protein: MSKNPSLIERLIRNIFAGFLDLFRIGNSPLSGFTLLRKYFSPKDLREITSAVADSEKSHRGELKVAVETKIPLFQIFSGKTARDRAVEMFSFLKVWDTEENTGILIYILLSEKKIVTLADRGIYKKIGQEKLNLISSKIGEGFKSGDPKNAILTGIKELTEELSKHFPAGKKNPNEISNEPYIN; encoded by the coding sequence ATGAGCAAAAATCCTTCTTTAATCGAAAGACTTATACGTAATATTTTTGCTGGATTCCTAGACTTATTCAGGATAGGAAACAGCCCTTTATCAGGTTTTACTTTATTAAGAAAATATTTTAGTCCTAAAGACCTGAGAGAGATCACATCTGCAGTTGCAGATTCTGAAAAAAGCCATAGAGGGGAATTAAAAGTAGCGGTCGAAACAAAGATCCCACTTTTCCAAATATTCTCCGGCAAAACCGCAAGAGATAGAGCTGTAGAAATGTTCTCTTTCTTAAAAGTTTGGGACACAGAAGAAAATACTGGAATACTGATCTATATTCTTCTTTCTGAAAAAAAGATCGTTACCTTGGCGGATCGTGGGATCTATAAAAAAATAGGACAGGAAAAATTAAATCTAATCTCTTCGAAAATAGGAGAAGGTTTTAAATCTGGCGATCCCAAGAATGCAATACTCACCGGGATCAAAGAGCTCACTGAAGAATTGAGCAAACATTTCCCAGCTGGAAAGAAAAATCCAAACGAGATCTCAAATGAACCTTATATAAATTGA
- a CDS encoding TPM domain-containing protein has product MRRYLFLPILLFCSGIFADQIPIPKLAHRVTDLTSTLSEEEVSNLENKLKTFEKRKGSQVVLVIIPTTGDETIEQYSIRLAEDWKIGRKGTADGVIFLVAKDDRKMRFEIGRGLEGAIPDVVSKRIQLEYVRPLFKEGKYFEGIDQGIEKILGLIDGEQLPEPSSTSYESSSSAEEDDNFGLYIGALVVIGIAIGFLFKKLFSLLQAGLATYFGYLAGGFLGFSLEVMLPLLVIFFILLCIIYIAAKNPGSGGRGGWSDSSWSSYSSSDSGWSSSSSSSDSFSGGGGDFSGGGSSSDW; this is encoded by the coding sequence ATGAGAAGGTATCTTTTTCTTCCAATTTTACTATTCTGTTCCGGGATTTTTGCGGACCAGATCCCTATTCCCAAATTGGCGCATAGGGTCACTGACCTGACTTCTACGTTAAGCGAAGAAGAAGTTTCTAATTTAGAAAATAAATTAAAAACATTCGAAAAACGTAAAGGAAGTCAGGTTGTTTTAGTCATCATCCCAACGACCGGAGATGAGACCATAGAACAGTATTCCATCCGTCTTGCAGAAGATTGGAAAATTGGAAGAAAGGGAACTGCAGACGGAGTCATCTTTTTAGTTGCAAAAGACGATCGTAAAATGCGTTTCGAAATAGGCAGAGGGTTAGAAGGAGCCATACCTGACGTAGTTAGTAAAAGAATTCAGTTAGAATACGTTAGACCCTTATTTAAAGAAGGCAAATATTTCGAAGGAATCGACCAAGGGATCGAGAAGATCCTAGGACTGATTGACGGAGAACAATTACCTGAACCAAGTTCTACAAGTTACGAATCATCAAGCAGCGCAGAAGAAGATGATAATTTTGGTCTTTATATAGGTGCATTGGTTGTAATAGGGATCGCGATAGGATTCTTATTTAAGAAACTATTCAGTTTACTCCAAGCAGGACTTGCTACTTATTTCGGATACTTGGCGGGAGGATTTTTAGGTTTTTCTTTAGAAGTAATGCTTCCACTTTTAGTGATCTTCTTTATACTACTCTGTATCATTTACATAGCTGCAAAAAATCCAGGATCTGGTGGAAGAGGTGGATGGTCTGATAGTTCTTGGAGTTCCTATAGTTCCAGCGATTCTGGTTGGAGTTCCTCATCTTCTTCCAGTGATTCATTCAGCGGTGGCGGTGGAGATTTTAGCGGGGGAGGATCTTCTTCGGACTGGTAA
- a CDS encoding LemA family protein, producing the protein MSQGDFFRIRKSFLIGFTGLTLFFTSSCGYNTIQVQDEQVKAAWSEVINMYQRRADLIPNLVNTVKGYAAQEKEVLIEVTRARASVGSVQATPEVLNNPELFAKFNQAQGQMTSALSRLMVVVEKYPDLKSDKSFIGLQAQLEGTENRIAVARNRYITSVQEYNITVRTFPNVITAKIFGYDIKPNFSVENEKEISKPPQVQF; encoded by the coding sequence ATGTCCCAAGGCGATTTTTTTCGGATCCGTAAAAGTTTTCTGATCGGTTTTACCGGTCTGACTCTGTTTTTTACAAGCTCGTGCGGCTATAACACGATCCAAGTCCAAGATGAACAGGTAAAAGCTGCCTGGTCAGAAGTAATCAATATGTACCAGAGAAGAGCGGATCTCATCCCGAACCTGGTCAATACAGTCAAAGGTTACGCCGCTCAAGAAAAAGAAGTCTTGATCGAAGTAACTCGTGCAAGAGCCAGCGTAGGTTCTGTCCAAGCAACACCTGAAGTATTAAATAATCCTGAACTATTTGCAAAATTCAATCAGGCGCAAGGACAAATGACCTCTGCTCTATCTAGATTGATGGTAGTAGTAGAAAAATATCCTGACCTAAAATCGGACAAAAGTTTTATCGGGCTACAAGCTCAGTTAGAAGGTACTGAAAATAGGATCGCTGTTGCAAGAAACCGTTATATCACTTCAGTCCAAGAGTATAATATCACAGTCAGAACATTTCCGAACGTGATCACTGCTAAAATTTTTGGTTATGATATAAAACCGAATTTCAGCGTAGAAAACGAAAAAGAAATTTCTAAACCTCCTCAAGTCCAATTCTAA
- a CDS encoding SpoIIE family protein phosphatase, which yields MELDYKTRLEEIEKVEGYFRRSPEGIWSYELDSPLDITFPIEEQCRLIYETARLTHCNDTMARIYGYHNAEEIKGVLLKDLVGPTNKMNIFGINEFIRSGYKIHDSELEEIDLRGKRKYFLSTALGVVENGFLLRAWGVQKDVTSIRAAESRLKRTIALESLLTQLSRYFLSVEPGNTTDAVNHALGELGKFCGADRAFLFLYTHAGLTISNTNEWCADGIEHRIHLLQNLPIETFPKSDYDTISNKGHVVYDSLDNVPSTHASLRNLLERRGTRSLVVVGLSSRDEELGFIGFDSVKGHKLWTEEDIYVLRLVGDLIVLAFDRQKRESDLNDFYERMNHDLELARLTQRSLVSREFPSSPFYKMDSYFRPFEKVGGDIITYIQHENGVLDILFGDVSGHGISSAMVSGMAVLSFRHHAKAGLSPAEGIQQFVKDLKPMVVEHHIAAVWARFFPLEKKLVYSYAGHPPIVVFRGEEKMELKGMNLPLLIFDSIEYFNESIKLQKDDRIVFYSDGMYEVFNAEGRILDLPGFQDILFQHRDLGNLDEYLDQVVSDVFQFSEGVFGDDMAMLVIDING from the coding sequence ATGGAATTGGATTATAAAACCCGACTCGAGGAAATCGAGAAGGTAGAAGGTTATTTTCGTAGGTCCCCGGAAGGGATCTGGTCCTACGAATTGGATTCTCCTTTAGACATCACTTTTCCGATCGAGGAACAGTGCAGGTTGATCTATGAGACTGCAAGACTCACTCATTGCAATGATACCATGGCTCGGATCTATGGGTATCATAACGCAGAAGAGATCAAAGGTGTTTTATTAAAAGATCTTGTTGGACCTACTAACAAGATGAATATATTCGGCATTAATGAATTCATTCGCTCAGGTTATAAAATTCACGATAGCGAATTAGAAGAGATAGATCTAAGAGGAAAACGTAAATATTTTCTAAGCACTGCATTGGGAGTGGTTGAGAATGGATTTTTACTTCGAGCATGGGGAGTGCAGAAGGACGTAACCTCTATTCGTGCAGCAGAGTCTCGGCTCAAAAGAACAATCGCTTTAGAAAGTTTACTCACTCAGCTCTCCAGATATTTTTTAAGCGTAGAACCCGGAAATACCACAGATGCAGTGAATCATGCTTTAGGCGAACTTGGAAAATTCTGCGGAGCAGACAGAGCTTTTTTATTTTTATATACCCATGCTGGTCTTACTATCTCTAACACGAATGAATGGTGTGCAGATGGAATAGAACATAGGATCCATCTATTACAAAATCTTCCTATAGAAACATTTCCTAAATCGGATTACGATACAATTAGCAATAAGGGCCATGTCGTTTATGATTCTTTGGATAATGTTCCTTCTACCCATGCTTCTCTAAGAAATCTTTTGGAGAGAAGAGGAACTCGTTCCTTGGTAGTGGTAGGTCTTTCTTCTCGTGATGAAGAGCTTGGTTTTATAGGATTCGATTCAGTAAAAGGCCATAAACTTTGGACAGAAGAAGATATTTACGTTCTAAGACTTGTGGGTGATTTAATCGTTTTGGCTTTCGATAGACAAAAAAGAGAATCAGATCTAAACGATTTTTATGAAAGAATGAATCATGATTTGGAACTGGCGCGTCTTACGCAAAGATCTTTGGTCTCGAGAGAATTTCCTAGTTCACCTTTTTATAAAATGGATAGCTATTTCCGTCCTTTCGAAAAAGTGGGAGGAGATATCATAACGTACATCCAACATGAAAATGGAGTGTTGGATATTTTATTTGGAGATGTTTCCGGTCATGGAATTTCTTCTGCAATGGTTTCTGGAATGGCAGTACTTTCCTTCAGACATCATGCTAAAGCAGGTCTTTCTCCTGCGGAAGGTATACAACAATTTGTGAAAGATCTTAAGCCAATGGTAGTGGAACATCATATCGCTGCTGTATGGGCCAGATTTTTTCCTTTGGAGAAGAAGTTAGTCTATTCTTATGCTGGTCATCCTCCTATTGTTGTGTTTAGGGGAGAGGAGAAGATGGAGCTGAAAGGTATGAATCTTCCTCTTCTTATCTTTGATTCCATAGAATATTTTAATGAATCTATTAAATTACAAAAAGATGATAGAATCGTATTCTATTCTGACGGAATGTACGAAGTATTCAATGCGGAAGGTAGGATTTTAGATCTTCCTGGATTTCAAGATATTCTATTCCAACATAGAGATCTTGGAAATTTAGATGAATATTTAGATCAGGTTGTCTCAGATGTATTCCAATTTTCGGAAGGAGTTTTCGGAGATGATATGGCGATGCTTGTGATAGATATAAACGGCTAG
- a CDS encoding DMT family transporter codes for MKNFSLTFRSNEETLGYLYALAGTVLFSSKGVLVKLVYKFGIDSVTVLALRMIFAIPFFAFVLYQESNKNPDKPISRKDYGVVVLLAFIGYYMASFFDFWGLEYLSASMERLVLFTFPALVLLLGFVFLKKKVHKIEIYSVALTYSGILLAFLPDAETQGKSAWIGATLVFLSALAYAIYLIGSGQMIPKLGSRKFTALLMIWSGVFVLIHFFFTKNYEILMHQPWQVYGYGFALGFLTTVVPAFLTTAGIQRIGSNKASIAGSVGPVFTLFLAAILLGEIITWENIVGTVIVLSGVFLLGRKKKVPE; via the coding sequence CTGAAAAATTTTTCTCTCACTTTTAGATCCAACGAAGAAACCTTGGGTTATTTATATGCTCTGGCGGGGACAGTGCTATTTTCCTCAAAAGGAGTTCTCGTAAAATTAGTTTATAAATTTGGAATAGACTCAGTTACAGTTCTTGCACTTAGAATGATATTCGCCATTCCATTTTTCGCATTCGTTCTTTACCAAGAATCCAATAAAAATCCAGACAAACCGATCTCTCGGAAAGATTATGGGGTCGTAGTTCTGCTCGCATTCATTGGCTATTATATGGCGAGCTTTTTTGATTTTTGGGGATTAGAATACCTATCCGCATCCATGGAAAGACTGGTCCTATTTACGTTCCCTGCACTCGTTCTTCTTTTAGGTTTTGTTTTTTTAAAGAAGAAGGTCCACAAAATAGAGATCTACTCAGTTGCACTCACATACTCAGGTATACTATTAGCATTTTTACCAGATGCAGAAACCCAAGGAAAGTCAGCTTGGATCGGCGCAACATTGGTATTTCTTTCAGCATTAGCATATGCAATTTATCTAATAGGAAGCGGGCAGATGATCCCAAAGCTGGGTTCTCGAAAATTCACTGCTCTTTTGATGATCTGGTCCGGCGTTTTTGTGCTCATCCATTTTTTCTTCACAAAGAATTATGAAATCCTAATGCATCAGCCTTGGCAAGTTTATGGATATGGATTTGCTTTAGGGTTTTTGACCACTGTAGTACCTGCATTCTTAACTACCGCAGGGATCCAAAGGATTGGCTCCAATAAGGCATCCATCGCGGGAAGTGTCGGCCCGGTCTTTACTTTATTTTTAGCGGCCATTCTCTTAGGAGAGATTATCACCTGGGAAAACATAGTTGGGACCGTGATCGTCCTTTCAGGGGTCTTTCTACTCGGCAGAAAAAAGAAAGTCCCAGAGTAG
- a CDS encoding LIC_13076 family protein: protein MLPSRRYSNFCKIITLIGITALFLQNCTLDKRIEFAGEDKLGLESGSKPCEELTHYNRWFALYGLWRIPGSRDIEIEKKEGKVYFAEHSVNGLQATLNVLTGFFSTIVFYKVTINECDLGTRFVHKDQYEKFFEEEKSRAHAEFFSKTEKELEDALRKYLDKTSPAEHAGKNYSMIILRTGKTTEARVVGQDVDSLKLETEDSNGQKHEFTLLKKEVYKVIFATKIIKVKDAPPVKEPGKEKH from the coding sequence ATGCTTCCAAGTAGACGATATTCGAACTTTTGTAAAATTATTACCCTAATCGGTATAACCGCATTATTCCTCCAAAACTGTACTTTAGATAAAAGGATAGAATTCGCAGGAGAAGATAAACTAGGCCTGGAATCAGGAAGTAAACCCTGCGAGGAACTAACACATTATAATCGTTGGTTCGCTCTTTATGGTCTATGGCGTATCCCTGGTTCGAGGGATATTGAAATAGAAAAGAAAGAAGGTAAGGTCTACTTCGCAGAACATTCTGTAAACGGATTACAGGCAACTTTGAATGTGCTTACCGGTTTTTTCAGCACAATAGTATTCTATAAAGTTACAATTAACGAATGCGATCTAGGAACTAGATTCGTTCATAAGGACCAATACGAAAAATTCTTCGAAGAAGAAAAGAGCAGAGCTCATGCAGAGTTCTTTTCTAAAACGGAAAAAGAATTGGAAGATGCTCTACGTAAGTATCTGGATAAGACAAGCCCGGCGGAACATGCAGGTAAAAATTACAGCATGATCATTCTAAGAACTGGTAAAACAACTGAAGCCAGAGTGGTGGGCCAAGATGTGGATTCCCTCAAACTGGAAACAGAAGATTCTAACGGTCAAAAGCATGAATTTACTCTTTTGAAAAAAGAAGTATATAAAGTGATCTTTGCTACTAAGATTATTAAAGTAAAAGATGCTCCTCCTGTAAAAGAACCAGGTAAAGAAAAACACTAA
- a CDS encoding class I SAM-dependent methyltransferase → MQSIPCNTCSNSEFTPLFSKASPKGEIFQIVECKKCKLVQVNPQPSLEEVSKYYEDSYFTQRTDRGYDNYYSEETKKEIARVFNLNLKDLGFFDWERMLGNERSALDVGCAAGYFLDYLKSRNWKTKGLDIASGPVRFAKETLGLDVEQKDFLSWDLDGKEKFDLITLWASIEHLHHPKETLQKILKHLKPGGRMILSTCRYGVLAKYLGPKWRYLNVPEHLYYYSLPGIISLGNELGYIPLGHISYGSGLTAKKGSGVFYKTSKKIADWAVKKFDQGDMMAVCFGVAR, encoded by the coding sequence ATGCAATCTATTCCATGCAATACTTGTTCTAATTCTGAATTCACTCCTCTCTTCTCCAAGGCAAGCCCCAAAGGAGAGATCTTCCAAATAGTAGAATGCAAAAAATGTAAATTGGTTCAGGTCAACCCTCAGCCTAGCTTGGAAGAAGTTTCCAAGTATTATGAAGATTCATACTTCACCCAAAGAACAGACAGAGGTTATGATAATTATTATTCTGAAGAAACCAAAAAAGAGATCGCGAGAGTATTCAATTTGAATCTGAAAGATCTAGGTTTCTTTGATTGGGAAAGAATGTTAGGAAACGAAAGATCCGCATTAGATGTGGGTTGCGCCGCTGGCTATTTTTTAGATTATCTAAAGAGCAGAAATTGGAAAACCAAAGGATTAGATATTGCAAGCGGGCCAGTACGTTTTGCAAAAGAGACCTTAGGTTTAGATGTTGAACAAAAGGATTTTTTAAGCTGGGATCTAGATGGAAAAGAAAAATTCGATCTGATCACTCTTTGGGCGAGTATAGAACATCTTCATCATCCTAAAGAAACACTTCAGAAAATCCTAAAACATTTAAAACCAGGAGGAAGAATGATACTTTCTACCTGCAGATACGGAGTTCTTGCAAAATATCTAGGACCTAAATGGAGATATCTAAATGTTCCGGAACATCTTTATTATTATAGTTTGCCTGGAATCATTTCTTTAGGGAACGAACTAGGTTATATTCCACTTGGACATATTTCTTATGGAAGTGGTCTCACTGCTAAAAAAGGATCTGGAGTCTTCTACAAAACTTCTAAGAAGATTGCAGATTGGGCAGTCAAAAAATTTGACCAAGGTGATATGATGGCTGTTTGTTTTGGAGTGGCTAGATAA
- a CDS encoding CapA family protein, which produces MYRILALSSLLGLSLLFSQCQPIESVEPETLKIKAVGDLVMGTNYPENKLPSDPKKTLFSQVEPSLRGADILFANFESTLTDYPHCAKNINRPLIFAFRTPPSYAKILKDVGFDIVSIANNHSLDFHQQGFDDTGKNLSEAGVRYTGKKGAITYMNVKGISVAWIGFSHMQSAHNHVNEIEEGVALVKEAKKKAQLVFISVHGGAEGGPALHVKNEQERFYGEYRGNLVALSHSLIDAGADLFIGHGPHLPRAFELYKGKLIAYSLGNFLGYRVFSTKGYGGYSLVLEADLDKQGNFIKGKIHPLQLSQNGIPAPDPDAKTTELIQSLTKSDFPGKGPKFQSDGSFHP; this is translated from the coding sequence ATGTATAGAATCCTTGCGCTGTCCTCTCTTTTAGGACTTTCTCTTTTATTCTCTCAATGCCAGCCGATCGAATCTGTAGAACCTGAAACTTTGAAGATCAAAGCGGTGGGTGATTTGGTCATGGGAACTAATTATCCAGAGAATAAACTTCCTTCAGATCCTAAGAAAACTTTGTTCTCTCAAGTTGAGCCAAGTTTAAGAGGTGCAGATATACTATTTGCAAATTTTGAAAGTACTCTAACTGATTATCCTCATTGTGCTAAAAATATAAATCGTCCTCTTATCTTTGCTTTCAGAACTCCTCCATCATATGCAAAAATCCTAAAAGATGTTGGATTCGACATAGTTTCCATCGCGAATAATCATAGTTTAGATTTTCACCAACAAGGTTTTGACGATACAGGTAAAAATCTTTCCGAAGCTGGAGTCAGATATACTGGCAAAAAAGGTGCTATCACTTATATGAATGTAAAAGGAATTTCTGTGGCTTGGATTGGCTTCAGTCATATGCAAAGCGCTCATAATCATGTGAACGAAATCGAAGAAGGTGTGGCTCTCGTTAAAGAAGCCAAGAAAAAAGCGCAACTCGTGTTTATCTCTGTTCATGGTGGAGCAGAAGGCGGACCAGCTTTACATGTAAAAAATGAACAGGAAAGATTTTACGGAGAATATAGAGGAAATCTAGTCGCTCTTTCTCATTCTCTGATCGATGCAGGTGCAGACTTATTTATTGGACATGGTCCTCATTTGCCTAGAGCATTCGAATTATATAAAGGAAAACTGATCGCTTATTCTTTAGGAAACTTTTTAGGATATAGAGTATTCTCTACGAAAGGATACGGGGGTTATTCTTTGGTCTTGGAAGCAGATTTAGATAAACAAGGGAATTTTATCAAAGGTAAGATCCATCCATTACAATTAAGCCAAAATGGAATTCCTGCTCCAGATCCAGACGCTAAGACTACTGAACTCATCCAATCTTTGACTAAATCTGATTTTCCAGGAAAAGGACCTAAGTTCCAATCTGATGGAAGTTTCCATCCTTAA
- the lsa26 gene encoding surface adhesion protein Lsa26: protein MKRIPSLRFLLLGIFLLTTSSLSAAGTYSEGWTVAKLIQFESRGVIFESYEGLIEVYTINDSEACDEMKDECFVPAKQKIEFSVRPENADVVNFLSKNLNQEILVQYRIHRFEAIALSSKYEVVGAQLQERSLPKGLPDKIVSKNKSGGKRNFSVTGRILSLEYKGVMIGTWEGLYLDETRNKVHPFSVTDEEIATFATNTLKFGLRYFLGVSVAYVTGLRDSHYDIYEINFKAPAGALEPASKTE, encoded by the coding sequence ATGAAACGAATTCCATCCTTAAGATTTCTTCTATTAGGGATCTTTCTTTTAACTACCTCATCCTTATCAGCAGCCGGAACTTATTCCGAAGGTTGGACAGTTGCAAAATTGATCCAATTCGAAAGCAGAGGGGTCATCTTTGAATCTTACGAAGGTCTTATTGAAGTTTATACTATAAACGATTCAGAAGCTTGTGATGAAATGAAGGACGAATGTTTTGTTCCTGCAAAACAAAAGATCGAATTCAGCGTACGTCCTGAAAACGCAGACGTAGTGAATTTTTTAAGTAAAAATTTAAACCAAGAAATTTTGGTCCAATACAGGATCCACAGATTCGAGGCAATCGCTTTATCTTCCAAATACGAAGTGGTAGGAGCACAACTCCAAGAAAGATCTCTTCCTAAAGGTCTACCTGATAAGATTGTAAGCAAAAATAAATCCGGAGGAAAAAGAAATTTTTCCGTTACTGGACGTATTCTAAGTTTAGAATATAAAGGAGTTATGATCGGAACCTGGGAAGGATTATATCTGGATGAGACCAGAAATAAAGTTCATCCATTTTCAGTCACTGACGAAGAGATCGCAACCTTTGCGACAAACACTCTTAAATTCGGTCTTAGATATTTCTTAGGAGTTTCTGTAGCTTATGTAACTGGCTTGAGAGATTCTCATTATGATATTTATGAGATCAACTTCAAAGCTCCTGCGGGTGCATTGGAACCAGCTAGCAAAACCGAATAA
- a CDS encoding TonB-dependent receptor yields MHKRPKRFGKILHLGLFLFSVQVFSQESQKTETSTVKVVGKTSSNSQPENFRKNPTGFQTSIDLDQYNARYTNLPDVLEREAGVRIRRYGGLGSYSTLSLRGTNPNQTRIFIDGVPFNNAQGGEVNLADLPFDNLQSIEVYRSGAPVGFSGSAIGGSVNLVTRTGSGPPKTRVNIGAGSFNTGKGSITHTGTYGGIGTSVFLLGEKSDQNFSFLNNHGTVLVNPLDDTIDRRRNAQYERTSGMIGLSGDIGATKIKFWNDLNYRFHGIPGPASNQTQKVHRRYLRNTSSLGTDTKGLFDGLLRLETRMFTSFTNDDLFDPKSEFSKGTPNSTAYMGQSGFQVTPTFYLLEYYQILKFHAGIERETFERSRSTPQNIDLKYEPGKARTYTTFQVEDEFRFLDGKLILTPGVSWDSYKDKFQSDEPWYRKQDPFASAIKTTEFSNPKAGLLWRFWEKENYSLEFKSNIARQYRIPSFLELFGEVGTIIANDSLKPERSENGDAGITGKYKKGELKSNITISYFRKRIKDMILFIPNSQFTLRPENVDSARIDGAEISHKTEYKGWKFLLEYTYQEAINTSPAPYLNGKYLPLRPKHEISGTIAYRGKTWELGFEGVYVGAVFKDRTNEYVNYQPARQIWNAYLTLVLYTSPEEEDPNKKGEKTPKELLLSIDLRNMGDKRVEDIVGYPLPGRNWFITLSGRF; encoded by the coding sequence ATGCACAAAAGACCCAAACGATTCGGAAAGATACTTCATCTAGGGCTTTTTTTATTTTCTGTCCAAGTATTTTCTCAAGAATCCCAGAAGACTGAAACTTCCACTGTCAAAGTAGTAGGAAAGACCAGTTCAAATTCTCAGCCTGAAAATTTCAGAAAGAACCCAACAGGTTTCCAGACTTCTATCGATCTGGACCAATACAATGCACGTTATACGAATCTTCCGGATGTTTTAGAAAGAGAAGCAGGAGTCAGGATCAGAAGATACGGCGGATTAGGTTCTTATTCTACTCTTTCTCTTAGAGGAACAAATCCGAACCAAACCAGGATCTTTATAGATGGAGTTCCTTTTAATAATGCGCAAGGTGGAGAGGTAAACCTTGCGGATCTTCCCTTTGACAATTTACAAAGTATAGAAGTATATAGAAGTGGCGCGCCCGTCGGGTTTTCTGGTTCGGCAATCGGCGGAAGTGTAAACTTAGTTACAAGAACTGGATCTGGCCCTCCTAAAACTCGCGTAAATATAGGCGCGGGAAGTTTTAATACGGGAAAGGGCAGCATAACGCATACAGGAACTTACGGTGGAATTGGGACCAGTGTATTCTTGCTGGGAGAAAAATCCGACCAAAACTTTTCCTTCTTAAACAATCATGGGACCGTGCTCGTCAATCCTCTGGATGATACGATTGATAGAAGAAGAAATGCCCAATATGAAAGAACTTCTGGTATGATCGGTCTGAGCGGTGATATCGGAGCTACAAAGATCAAGTTTTGGAATGATCTGAATTATAGATTTCATGGAATTCCTGGACCTGCAAGTAACCAAACACAGAAAGTTCATCGAAGATATCTTAGAAATACTTCTTCCCTCGGAACGGATACAAAAGGTTTATTTGATGGGTTATTAAGGCTTGAAACTCGGATGTTTACTTCATTCACGAATGATGATCTTTTTGATCCTAAATCTGAATTTTCCAAAGGTACTCCCAACTCGACTGCTTATATGGGGCAATCCGGATTTCAGGTAACTCCTACTTTTTATTTATTAGAATATTATCAAATTTTGAAATTCCATGCAGGTATTGAAAGAGAGACTTTCGAAAGGTCCAGAAGTACACCTCAAAATATAGATCTGAAATATGAACCTGGAAAGGCTAGGACTTATACCACTTTTCAAGTAGAGGACGAGTTTAGATTCTTGGATGGAAAATTAATTTTGACTCCAGGAGTTTCTTGGGATTCTTATAAGGATAAATTTCAATCAGACGAACCTTGGTATAGAAAACAAGATCCGTTTGCTTCTGCCATAAAAACTACAGAGTTTTCGAATCCTAAAGCAGGACTTCTGTGGAGGTTTTGGGAAAAAGAAAATTATTCTTTAGAATTCAAATCTAATATCGCTAGACAATATAGGATCCCAAGCTTCTTGGAACTTTTCGGAGAAGTCGGAACAATCATAGCAAACGATTCACTTAAACCGGAACGAAGTGAGAATGGTGATGCAGGGATCACTGGGAAATATAAAAAAGGAGAACTTAAATCTAATATTACAATTTCCTATTTTAGAAAAAGGATCAAGGATATGATCCTTTTCATCCCTAATTCACAATTTACCTTAAGACCTGAAAACGTGGACTCAGCAAGGATTGATGGAGCAGAAATTTCTCATAAGACCGAATATAAGGGCTGGAAATTTTTATTAGAATATACTTACCAAGAAGCGATCAACACTTCTCCCGCACCTTATTTGAACGGCAAATATCTTCCTCTTAGGCCTAAACATGAGATCTCAGGAACAATCGCTTATAGAGGTAAAACCTGGGAACTCGGTTTTGAAGGAGTGTATGTAGGAGCAGTTTTCAAAGATAGAACAAATGAATATGTGAATTACCAGCCTGCTCGCCAAATTTGGAACGCGTATCTTACGCTTGTATTATATACTTCTCCCGAGGAAGAAGATCCTAACAAAAAAGGAGAAAAAACTCCTAAAGAACTGCTCTTAAGTATAGATCTTAGGAATATGGGAGATAAAAGAGTGGAGGATATTGTAGGATACCCTCTTCCAGGAAGAAATTGGTTTATCACCTTAAGCGGGAGATTTTAA